The following is a genomic window from Clostridium sp..
AATAAATGATGTTTGAGTTGAGGAGGTGTTTGTAATGTCAAGGAAATGTGATATATGTGGAAAAGAAGTTGTATTTGGTGTACAGTACAGCCATTCACACCGTCAGTCAAAAAGAAATTGGGCTCCAAATATAAGAAAAGTAAAGGCAATTGTTGATGGAACTCCCAAAAGAATTCATGTTTGTACAAGATGCCTTCGTTCAGGAAAAGTACAACGTGCAATATAGAGAATAAAAAATGCAGTTGTCAATCAGCAATTGCATTTTTATTTTCTATCAATATGTTTTCTAGTTGTTCTTTTTCTTCCTGAACAACCTTAAGATAGCAGATAAAATACCTGGTAGTTTAACTGTAATAATTTTCATAAGATAATCCCCCTATCTATAATTTCCTATCAGACACCATCCACAATAAATAAGTAGTGCCCCACCGGCTATTATCCATCCCCATATAGGGATAATAACTGTAAGTAAAAGACCTGCACCTATTGATAAAGTAATTAATCCTATTTTCTTTTTAGTTCTCCTTCTTAAAAACTTTTTTCCCAATGCTATTATCCCTCAAAAATTACTTTATAACATTATATGCATACAGCTTTAGTTTTGTTACTATAAAAATTTAATTCTAGTCCCTGCTTCTAAATAATAAAATAAGTCCACTTTTAAACGATACACTTACTTCCCCATCCAGGAATTCATTTGATACAGTTCTGGAATCTCCCAATGTCAGATTATAGTTATTAAGCTTATACTTTGCTCCTATTATATTCAGGTTCTCCACTATATCACAATATGCATAGAGTGAAAAAAGCTCTCCTCTTTTCCCTTTTATAATGCTGGATTTATCCAGTATTTCTATTGAATTGTTTTCATCCTTTATATATGCCCTTATACCATGTTCCAGACTTTTTTTCAACATACCCATACTCCCCATGAAATGATCCAGCCTACTTCCCGTACATCCTAAAAATGTTATTTCATCTGCATTCAATTCAACGGCCTTGCTGAATACAGCTTCTGTATCAGTGAAATTTTTTTTTGCAGGATATTCTGATATTACAGAACCTGAACTTTTAAAGAATTTCAGGGCTTCTGCACTTATGGAATCAAAATCTCCCATTAAATAATCAGGTTTAATATTATATTTATAAAGACAGTTTCCACCGCCATCAGCACATATTAAAAATGAACTTGAACTGAGCTCATTTTCCAACAAAGCTTGAGATGGTGCATTTCCTCCTGATACTATTGTTACTTTCATTATTTGAGTTCACCTCTTAAAGCGGCCATATTTTCCTTTACCTTACCATCCCTGAACACTGCAGAACCTGCTACAATAACGTTTGCACCGCTTTCCACAACCTTTTTTATATTTTTTATTCCTATTCCCCCGTCTACTTCTATCATCATATCCTCATTATGCTTCTGACTTAATTTTTTAATGCCGGCTATTTTATCATAGCAGTAGTCTATGTAATTTTGACCTCCAAAACCTGGATTTACAGACATTACAAGAACCATGTCCAAGTTTGGTATTATGTACTCTATGTTTTCTATCTTTGTAGCCGGATTCAGGGCTACTGCAGCTTTAACGCCAAAACTCTTTATATAATTTATTGTCCTGTCTATGTGCCTGTCCGCCTCAAAATGTACTGTTATAATATCAGCCCCGGCCTTCACAAAATCCTCAACATATCTTGAAGGCTCTTCTATCATAAGGTGTACATCGAAGGGGAGCCTGGTTATAGCTCTTATGGATTTAATTACAGGTATTCCAAAGGATATATTTGGTACAAACATTCCATCCATTACATCGATATGTACCATATCTGCTCCATATTCATCTATTTTTTTTATGTCATCTCCCAATTTTGAAAAGTCCGCTGACAGTATTGAAGGTGCTATTTTTATCATAAGTTTTTCCCCCTGACAAAATTATTTTGTATAACATTATTACCTCTACCACTTATTTTTCCTGTTATTGTTTATCTCTTCTAAAATCTTTACATAAAATTCATATCTGTCTTTATGTACTGCGCCCTGTTGTACAAGCTCTTTCACAGCACAACCAGGTTCTTTATGATGAAGACAGCTTGAAAATTTACACTTTCCCAGGGCATCACTGAATTCTGGAAAACAATATTGCAGTTCTTCCTCTTTTATGTCCTCCACTTTTAAAGATGAAAATCCAGGAGTATCTACCAGAAACCCATGGTCAATTTCTATCAACTCACTGTGCCTTGTAGTATGCTTCCCCTTTTTCAATTTATTGCTTATAACACCTGTTTCCATCAGTTTTTCACCTGCAATATGATTCAAAATAGTGGATTTTCCAACTCCTGAAGGTCCACACAGCACTGTTATCTCACTCTTCAGACGTTTACTCACTTCATCTATTCCGAATCCTTCTTTTGCTTTTAGAAACAAAATATCATAACCTGCACTTTTTACCATATCCACAATATAATTTTCCTTTACATGGGGATCCAGATCAACCTTGTTTATACAGACTGTAATCTTCAAATTACTGATTTCACAGTTTACAAGGAGCTTATTCAGAAGTTCCTCGTTTATTTCAGGGTTCTTAATTGCAAAAACCACCAGTGCCTGTGTCACATTCGCAACAGCAGGCCGGGATATCTGCGTTTTTCTCTGATATATTCTTTCAATAACACCTGAAGTACCATCAAAATTTATATCAGCCTTATCACCAACCATTGGAGAAAGTCCATTATACCTGAACTTTCCCCTTGATTTGCATTCAATTATTCTATCTCCTGATTTTACATAATAAAAGCCTGCTATTCCTTTAATTATAGTTCCCTGCATAATCTCTCCAATCAAATTTTTCATATATTCTCAATTGCCCGTCTTGGACTTATTGTTGTTTTGGTCTTTGGATGGTGGATTCTGGTTATTTCCATCATTGTCATTATCATTTTGATCCGAGTTATCTTTCCCGTCATTTTCTCCTTCACCATCCGGATTTTGCGGAGTAGACGGATTCGGCTTCTCCTCTACATAATTATAATATGTCAAATTGACGGTAGTACCTTCTTTAACCTGTGACCCAACTGCACTTTGATATTTTACTATTCCATTCTTTGACTGATCTTTTGTATTCACAGCTGATTTTGTATAGCTTATTCCTGCACTTGCCAGTATCGAAGCTGCTTCATCAACATTTTTACCAGTTACATCAGGTACGGTAATATACCTTTCCTTTGGTCCATTGCTTACAACCAGATCTACGGAAGATCCTTCCTCCGCATTTGAGTCCGATTCGGGATTCTGTCTCATTATACAGCCGCTCTGGACATTGTCACTGTATTCATAACTTACATTTCCTACTTTTAATCCACTGCGTTGTATAATATCCCTGGCTGTATTATAATCCACTCCCATAACATTAGGAACCGTGAGTTTCTCCTCGCCGCTGCTTACACTTACCCTCACTTCTGAATTCACTTTCACTTTAGTACCTGCCTCCGGCATGGCTTTTATTACAGTTCCCTCAGGCTTATCACTTTTTTCCTTGCTGACTACCACAAATTTCAGTTTTTTTGCTTCTACGGCTTCTTTTGCCTTGTCTTGCTTCATACCGACTATATTCGGAACAGTTGTCTCTGCTGAAGCGGCATATTCCTTGCTGTAATAAAAATATCCGAGTATAGATACTATTACAATGGTCATCACTACTATAGCTGCTGCTAAAATTCTTCTTTTTTTCTTGGGATCAAGTCCTGTTTGGGGTTTAATATTTTCATGTTTTGGATAATCCGAATACTCCTGTTCTCTACTATTTACATCTATAGGATCCATTATCCTCGTCATGTCTTCTTCAAAATCGTCATCTATAATATTTGGTATTTCATTGTTCTGTATTTTTTTCAAATCCATAAGCATATCTGTCATAGTTTGATATCTTCTAATAGGTTCCTTCTCCACAGCTTTCAATATCAACTTGTTCAGGCTTTCAGGAATATTCTCATTCAGTTCCCTCGGTGGAACTACCGGTTCCTGTATATGCTTTAAAGCAACGGAAACGGGGCTTTCTGCATCATATGGTACTTTTCCCGTAACCATTTCATACATTACAATCCCCAGTGAGTAAATATCCGTTCTAAAATCTACAAAACTTCCCTTTGCCTGTTCCGGTGAAAAATAGTGTGCCGATCCCATTATTTTGTTTGAATTGGTTATGGTTACAGAATTTGAAGCTTTGGCTATGCCAAAATCAGTTACTTTTACTATTCCATCCTCTGTAACAAGGATATTGTGGGGTTTTATATCTCTATGTATGATATTGTTCTTATGGGCACATTCCAGAGCTTTTGCTATTTGAATGGATATTTCTACAGCTTCTCCCGGAACAATTTTCCCCTTTTCTCTGATAAACTGCTTCAAGGTTTTCCCTTTTACATACTCCATAACTATATAATTTATATTGTTCTGACTTCCAACATCGTATATATTGACTATATTGTTGTTTGAAAGACTGGCAGCTGCAGTAGCTTCTCTTTTAAATTTTTCTACAAATTCGCTGTCACTGGAGAACTGTTCTTTTAGTACTTTAACTGCCACGTTACGGTTTAAGAGGTGATCCTTTGACTTGTATACAATAGCCATTCCACCCTCGCCTATTTTCTCCAAAACTTCATATCTATTTCCCAGCATAGTCCCTATCATCTTTACACTCTCCTTCAAATACAATAACCGATATATTATCCCTTCCACCTTTAAGTTTACTCAATTCTATCAATTGTCTACAGGCATCATTGTTATTGTTATTTCCCATTATGATATCATACATTTCATTTAGTTCTACCTCATTAGATAATCCATCAGTACACATCAGTACCTTATATACGTCTCTCAAATCTATTTTAAAGATGTCTGCTTCTACGGATAAGTTCGTACCCAAAGCTCTAGTTATTATATTCTTGTTCGGATGTATAGCAGCTTCTTCTTCAGTTATGCTTCCTTCATCCAAAAGTTGTTGCACGAGAGAGTGATCTTTTGTAATTTTGGTTATACCATTTTTCTTCAGAATATAGCATCCACTGTCTCCAACATTTGCTGTTACCATTTTATCTTCTTTTACGAGACACACCGTTATAGTTGTTCCCATTCCGGATAATTTCTCATTCTGTTTTGACAATTGAAATATCTTTCTATTGGCCATATCTATTGCACATAATAGATGATCTTCCATGTCTTTTGAGTTGATATCTGCTGATTTCATATAACAAATAGTAGTATCTACAGCAATTTTGCTTGCCACTTCTCCTGCATTGTGGCCTCCCATTCCATCAGCTATGACATATATGCTAAAATCACTGCCTATATAGAAATTAAGGCTGTCTTCATTTAATTTTCTCACTTTTCCTACGTCTGACAAGATCCCCACCATTTTCTACACCCTTTCTACTCCTTTTTCGATTCCAGGTAGCTTCTTCTAAGCTGTCCACAAGCTGCATCTATATCTGCTCCCATTTCTTTTCTTATAGTAGTCTCTATTCCATTCCTGGATAGCACATTTGAAAATTTTTCTATATCCTTCCTGGAGGATTTTATATAATTTTTCTCTTTAACATCATTTATAGGTATCAGATTTACATGACAGAGAATTCCCTTTAAAATTTCAGAAAGTTCATCAGCATGTCTGTCGCTGTCATTTACACCTTTAACAAGTGCATACTCAAAAGAAACTCTTCTCCCAGTTTTTCCTATATAATAACTGCAGGCCTCGATAATTTCTTCTATTGAATACTTATTGGCAACAGGCATCATCTGCTTTCTAAGATCGTCTTCCGGAGAATGCAGTGATATGGCAAGAGTTATCTGGAGGTTTTTCTCTGCCAGCTCAATTATTTTAGGTACTATGCCGCATGTGGAAAGTGTTATGTGTCTCTGCCCTATATTCAAGCTATAATCAGAGTTGACCACATCTATAAATCTTATAACATTGTCATAATTGTCAAGTGGTTCTCCACTTCCCATTAAAACAACATTTGATATTCTATCTTTTATAATTTTCTGTGATATCAAGATCTGTGCAATTATTTCTCCTGAAGACAGATTTCTTACCATACCATCTATAGTTGATGCGCAGAAACTACAGCCCATTCTACAGCCAACCTGGGTGGAAACACATATTGAGTTTCCCCTGTTGTATTTCATTACAACAGTTTCTATGACATTCCCGTCCTCATATCTATATAAAAATTTAGTAGTATCCTTTTTACTGGATTCGTAGCAATTTAAAAGTTCCGGAATTCCTATATAAAAATTTTTCTTTAGAAGTTCCCTCAATGCTGTAGGTACATTTTTCATTTCATCAAAACTCCATATATTGTTCTTATATATCCAATCCATTACCTGAGCTGCTCTGAACCCGCTTTGTTCATTTTTCTTCATCCATTTTTTAAGTTCATCTATATTAAAATCTAAAATATTATACATAAAAATACACCTAAATATTCTTTTTAATTTTCGCTATAAAAAATCCATCCATATTTTTGTCTGGAAGTATCGTAACATATCCTTCATCATGGTAAATAACATTGTCTATACTCCCGAAATCAAGTTCTTCAACTGTAAATTCGGGATTGTTTCGAATAAACCAGTTTACATTTTCTTCATTCTCCAATTTATTCAGAGTACATGTAGAATATACAAGTTTACCACCTGTTTTCAGATATTTTGCTGAGTTTGAAAGTATCTTTTTCTGAATATCAGTTATGTTATTGAGCTGCAGTATATCTTTATTCCATTTGATTTCAGGTTTCTTTCTTATTATGCCAAGCCCTGAACATGGAACATCGGCAATAATCCTGTCTGCAATTTTTTCCATTTCTGGATTATATATTTCAGCATTCTGAAGGCTTGTTCTGACATTTTTTATTCCCAATCTATTCAAATTACCTTTTATGAGTTTTATCTTGCTGCTGTATATATCAAAGGCATAGATAGTACCTGTATTTTTCATCATTCCAGCCATATAGGAAGTCTTTCCTCCGGGAGCACTGCACATGTCAAGTACAATCATGCCTTTACCCGCATCTGTAGAAGCTGCAGCAAGCATTGCACTTTCGTCCTGAACAGAAATCATCCCTTCTTTGAAAAGAGTATTTTTCTCCAGGTTACTTCCTCTATTTATAATTATAGCATCTTTGCAAATTATTCCTTTTTCTAAATTATATCCGTTTTCTATAAGTTCATTCCACACTTTATCAAAATTGGTCTTTAAATTGTTTATACCTACTGTTATTTTAGGAACAGCATTCAACCCACCGAGTATCCCCTCCACCATGTCTTTTCCATATTGTTCCACAAAGAGCTTTGTCATCCATGGTTCAAATGAATAATCAAAACACAATCTATCAATATAATTTTGTGTATTACAGTACTTTCCGTCTTTGTTTCTCAAATAATTTCTGAGAACTCCATTTACAAGCTTTGAAAATTTATTGGATCTCTTCTTTGACAATTCCACGGCTTCATTAACCACTGCAAATTCAGGTATCTTATCCAGATACTTTATCTGGTAAATAGACATCCTCAATATATTCAATATAAAGTTGTCCATACTATTAAGACCATTTCTTAAAAAATGACCCAATATACTGTCAATGGTAAATTTATATTTCAATGTCCCGTAAACTATTTCTGTAACAAGCCCTCTATCCTTCAAACCTAGATTGCTTCTGTTCAATTTATTGTTCAAAGCTATATTTGAATACGCTCCCTTATATAATACATCTTCCAACGTCTCAACTGCAATAAGTCTTGCACTGT
Proteins encoded in this region:
- the rpmB gene encoding 50S ribosomal protein L28; translation: MSRKCDICGKEVVFGVQYSHSHRQSKRNWAPNIRKVKAIVDGTPKRIHVCTRCLRSGKVQRAI
- a CDS encoding thiamine diphosphokinase: MKVTIVSGGNAPSQALLENELSSSSFLICADGGGNCLYKYNIKPDYLMGDFDSISAEALKFFKSSGSVISEYPAKKNFTDTEAVFSKAVELNADEITFLGCTGSRLDHFMGSMGMLKKSLEHGIRAYIKDENNSIEILDKSSIIKGKRGELFSLYAYCDIVENLNIIGAKYKLNNYNLTLGDSRTVSNEFLDGEVSVSFKSGLILLFRSRD
- the rpe gene encoding ribulose-phosphate 3-epimerase codes for the protein MIKIAPSILSADFSKLGDDIKKIDEYGADMVHIDVMDGMFVPNISFGIPVIKSIRAITRLPFDVHLMIEEPSRYVEDFVKAGADIITVHFEADRHIDRTINYIKSFGVKAAVALNPATKIENIEYIIPNLDMVLVMSVNPGFGGQNYIDYCYDKIAGIKKLSQKHNEDMMIEVDGGIGIKNIKKVVESGANVIVAGSAVFRDGKVKENMAALRGELK
- the rsgA gene encoding ribosome small subunit-dependent GTPase A; the protein is MQGTIIKGIAGFYYVKSGDRIIECKSRGKFRYNGLSPMVGDKADINFDGTSGVIERIYQRKTQISRPAVANVTQALVVFAIKNPEINEELLNKLLVNCEISNLKITVCINKVDLDPHVKENYIVDMVKSAGYDILFLKAKEGFGIDEVSKRLKSEITVLCGPSGVGKSTILNHIAGEKLMETGVISNKLKKGKHTTRHSELIEIDHGFLVDTPGFSSLKVEDIKEEELQYCFPEFSDALGKCKFSSCLHHKEPGCAVKELVQQGAVHKDRYEFYVKILEEINNNRKNKW
- the pknB gene encoding Stk1 family PASTA domain-containing Ser/Thr kinase produces the protein MIGTMLGNRYEVLEKIGEGGMAIVYKSKDHLLNRNVAVKVLKEQFSSDSEFVEKFKREATAAASLSNNNIVNIYDVGSQNNINYIVMEYVKGKTLKQFIREKGKIVPGEAVEISIQIAKALECAHKNNIIHRDIKPHNILVTEDGIVKVTDFGIAKASNSVTITNSNKIMGSAHYFSPEQAKGSFVDFRTDIYSLGIVMYEMVTGKVPYDAESPVSVALKHIQEPVVPPRELNENIPESLNKLILKAVEKEPIRRYQTMTDMLMDLKKIQNNEIPNIIDDDFEEDMTRIMDPIDVNSREQEYSDYPKHENIKPQTGLDPKKKRRILAAAIVVMTIVIVSILGYFYYSKEYAASAETTVPNIVGMKQDKAKEAVEAKKLKFVVVSKEKSDKPEGTVIKAMPEAGTKVKVNSEVRVSVSSGEEKLTVPNVMGVDYNTARDIIQRSGLKVGNVSYEYSDNVQSGCIMRQNPESDSNAEEGSSVDLVVSNGPKERYITVPDVTGKNVDEAASILASAGISYTKSAVNTKDQSKNGIVKYQSAVGSQVKEGTTVNLTYYNYVEEKPNPSTPQNPDGEGENDGKDNSDQNDNDNDGNNQNPPSKDQNNNKSKTGN
- a CDS encoding Stp1/IreP family PP2C-type Ser/Thr phosphatase, producing MVGILSDVGKVRKLNEDSLNFYIGSDFSIYVIADGMGGHNAGEVASKIAVDTTICYMKSADINSKDMEDHLLCAIDMANRKIFQLSKQNEKLSGMGTTITVCLVKEDKMVTANVGDSGCYILKKNGITKITKDHSLVQQLLDEGSITEEEAAIHPNKNIITRALGTNLSVEADIFKIDLRDVYKVLMCTDGLSNEVELNEMYDIIMGNNNNNDACRQLIELSKLKGGRDNISVIVFEGECKDDRDYAGK
- the rlmN gene encoding 23S rRNA (adenine(2503)-C(2))-methyltransferase RlmN yields the protein MYNILDFNIDELKKWMKKNEQSGFRAAQVMDWIYKNNIWSFDEMKNVPTALRELLKKNFYIGIPELLNCYESSKKDTTKFLYRYEDGNVIETVVMKYNRGNSICVSTQVGCRMGCSFCASTIDGMVRNLSSGEIIAQILISQKIIKDRISNVVLMGSGEPLDNYDNVIRFIDVVNSDYSLNIGQRHITLSTCGIVPKIIELAEKNLQITLAISLHSPEDDLRKQMMPVANKYSIEEIIEACSYYIGKTGRRVSFEYALVKGVNDSDRHADELSEILKGILCHVNLIPINDVKEKNYIKSSRKDIEKFSNVLSRNGIETTIRKEMGADIDAACGQLRRSYLESKKE
- the rsmB gene encoding 16S rRNA (cytosine(967)-C(5))-methyltransferase RsmB — encoded protein: MNSARLIAVETLEDVLYKGAYSNIALNNKLNRSNLGLKDRGLVTEIVYGTLKYKFTIDSILGHFLRNGLNSMDNFILNILRMSIYQIKYLDKIPEFAVVNEAVELSKKRSNKFSKLVNGVLRNYLRNKDGKYCNTQNYIDRLCFDYSFEPWMTKLFVEQYGKDMVEGILGGLNAVPKITVGINNLKTNFDKVWNELIENGYNLEKGIICKDAIIINRGSNLEKNTLFKEGMISVQDESAMLAAASTDAGKGMIVLDMCSAPGGKTSYMAGMMKNTGTIYAFDIYSSKIKLIKGNLNRLGIKNVRTSLQNAEIYNPEMEKIADRIIADVPCSGLGIIRKKPEIKWNKDILQLNNITDIQKKILSNSAKYLKTGGKLVYSTCTLNKLENEENVNWFIRNNPEFTVEELDFGSIDNVIYHDEGYVTILPDKNMDGFFIAKIKKNI